From the Mycobacterium sp. DL592 genome, the window GACCTCGCCGAGCTGCAACCTGGCGTTCGGGGCAACACCGGCAAGCTGGACTCCCCGGAGCTGGCGATCGGCGAGGACGGCCGGTTCGAGATCATACTGGCCCCCGAGCGGCCAGCGGACTTCAGCGGAAACTTCATCTCCACCCAGCGGGTGTCCAAGCGCAGCGTTGCGACTTTCCATGCCGAGTTCGTGACGGTTCGAGCGTTGTATCACGACTGGGAGCGCGAAGAGGCCCCCGAGTTGTCGATCGCGCGCCTGGACAAGATCGGTGCGCACCCACCTGCGCTCGACCCAACCGCGGCCGCGAAGGCGATGCGCCGCGTCGGTGAGATCGTCGACAACCAGACCAGATTCTGGAACAAGTTCTACGACGTGGTGCTGGAGGCACACGGCGATCGCAATGGTGACGGCCGGACGTTCATGCCGCGCAACGACTTCAACGCACCGGCCGGGGCGTCGCTGGCCACCGGCGGCGGCCAGAGCACCAACGTCTACTCCGGCGGCATGTACGAGCTGGGACCGGACGAGGTCCTGCTCGTCGACACCGAGGTGTTCGAACCGCCGGCCTACATGGGATTTCATCTGGCCAACGTCTGGGGCGAGTCGCACGACTACGCCAACCACGTCAGCAGTCTCAACGGAACACAAGCCCGCCGCGACGACGACGGTCACTACCGCTACGTCGTCGCGCACCGCGATCCCGGTGTGCCCAACTGGCTGGACACCACCGGGCTGCCGGTCGGGTTCATGACCATGCGCTGGACGTATCCTGCTCCCACGGAACGGCTTCCGGTCGTGACGGTGCGCAAGCTGTCGTTCGCTGAACTCGACGAGCACCTACCCGCATCGACGCCGCGGGTGTCACCCGATGACCGCCGCCAACAGATCCGCATTCGTGCCGAACATGTGCAGCGTCGCTACCGCCAGTACTGAAAGTGACTGTAAAGCAACAGTTTCAGCAGATGAAAGGAAGTGTCATGAGCGAGACATTCACCCGCGACGAGATCAAGGGGTTCTGGGCCCAGTGGCTGGAAGCCAATCGGGAAGCCGAACGTGCCGGTGACTGGGGCGGCATGGCCGACCTCTACCTCGAAGACGCCACCTACGGCTGGATGTTCACCCCCGACGAACACTTCATGGCCATCGGCCGCGATGAGATCCGCAAGTGGGCGCTCGGGACCGAGATGTCGGGCCTCGACGGATGGCACTACGACTACATGGCGACCGTCATGGACGAGGAGAACGCCATGATCGTCGGCTTCTGGCGGCAGATGTCCGGGGTGCCCGACGAGAACGGACAGGAGTACGAGATCCGCGGGATCGGCGGCAGTTGGTTCGGTGTGGCCCGCGACAAGACCGATGGCAAGATCCGCATCGAGTGGCAGCGTGACTGGTTCGATCTCGGGTCGACCGCTCACACCTTCATCCAGGTCGCCAAGTCAGGTAAGGCGCCCAAGCAGTTCCTGGACCGCATCGGTATCCCCATGATGGACATGCCCGGCCGCTACAACTACGCGGATCTGCCGTCGACGCTGTGGCCGCCGCCAGTCGCCGCAGGTCGCTACATCACCCAGAAACCACTGGATAAGTAGTGCCGGCCCAACCACTTTCGGGGCAGGTGGCCCTGGTGACCGGTGCGAGCCGGGGTATCGGGGCCGCCATCGCCAGGCGGCTCGCCGCCGAGGGCGCCACTGTCGCCGTCGCCGCCCGCAGCCTGGACGAGCCCGCGCAGGGCGATGTCGGGGGCACGCTTCGGCAGACCGTCGCCCAGATCGAGGCGGCCGGCGGCCGGGCTGCGGCCGTCCATGTGGACCTCACCTCGCCGGAGTCACGCGCCGCGATGCACGAACGCGTCGTCGCCGAACTGGGGCCGGTGGACGTGCTGGTCAACAACGCGGCCACGGCGTTGTTCGCGCCGTTCACCACTATCTCGGAGAAGCGGCTGCGGCTGATCATGACGATCAACTTCTTCGCGCCAGTCGACCTGTGCCAGCGGGTGATTCCGGCCATGCAGCAGCGCGGCGGGGGCGCCATTCTCAACATCACCTCGCTGTCGGGCGACATCCCGGCCACACCGCCGCCCGACCCCATCTACCACCTGCAGGGCACTGCGTACGGGCCGTCGAAGGCGGCACTGAACCGGCTCAGCGAGGGGCTCGCGTCGGAGTACTACGCCGACTCGATCGTGGTGAATGCGCTGGCTCCACTCAAGGCCGTGCTCACTGAAGGGGTCAAGGCGACGATCGCGCAGGACGCGGTCGCCGCCGACGGTGTGCTCGAACCCGTCGAGGCGATGGCCGAGGCTGCGCTGGCACTGTGTACGAGTCATCGCGACGGGCTCAACGGCGGTGTCTACAAGTCGCTGCCCCTGCTGGAGCAGCTCGGCCGCGCGGTCCGCACCCTCGACGGCACGGAACTGCTGGAGGTCTGAGCCCCCTGTCAGGATTGAACTGACGACCTACGCTTTACAAGAGCGTTGCTCTACCACTGAGCTAAGGAGGCGTTGCGGGTCCCGCAGGGCCCCGCGCCGACTAACAGACTATCGGTTCACGACTCGTCGTCGTCGTGGACCAAGCTGTCGCTGCGGACGCGTTCTGACGAAATCGTCCGGGGCGCGGCATAACGCCGGCGACCCGGGATCGGGATCCGGTCGGCGATGTTGCTCAGCGGGTTGACCACCAGGCTCAGCGTGGTCACCGCCTCGCGCAGCGTCTCGATGGTGGGGGTCAGCGCCTCCAGCCCGGGGGTCAACCGGTTGAGGGTGTCAGCGACGTCAGCCAGCTGCTCCAACGGCCCGTTGCGGGCGGTCAGCTTGTCGATGAGCCCGTCCTCGGCCAGCAGCCGGTCGGCCAGACCTTCCTCGCCCAGCACCCGCTCGAACAGTCCGTCCTCGTCGAGAAGCTGATCCACCAGTCCGCCGGGTGCCAGCGCCCGCTCGAGGCCGCCGCCTTCGGCAGTCAGCCGGTCCAGGACGCCGTCCTCGGCGGTGATCCGGTCGATCAGGCCGCCGGGACGCATCAGCCGGTCCAGTGGACCGTCGGGTGCCAGAGCGCGGCCCAGGGGAGCGTCGTCGTCGAGCAGCTGCGCGATCTTGTTGGCGCGGGCCACCGCGTCCTCGAGCCCGAACATCTGGGCCACCGAGTTCGGTGAGGCCGGTACGCCGGCCTCACCCAGGGTGCGTCTGGTCAGGTCGAGGCCCGCCCGTGCGACGTCGAGCCCGGCCTCCGCGGCGGCCAGGCCGACCCGAACCGGGGTGGTGGCCAGCCCCACCAGCGTTTTCGCCAGGTCCATCCGGCAAGTGTATGGGCGCTCGGATGGCGTTACCGGCGGTATCGCGGAAGTATCAGCAATGCGACTCACAGGAAGCTCACAGTCGCCTGGCAGCATGACTGCACCACTGTAGGAGGAGATTGACAGCATGGCCGCTCCCTCAGTACCTGAAACCAAGCCCGAGGCACGAGTCCTCGTAGTCGACGACGAGACGAACATCGTCGAACTGCTCTCGGTGAGCCTGAAGTTTCAGGGCTTCGAGGTACACACCGCCTCCAACGGGCCCGCCGCCCTGGACCGCGCGCGGGAGGTCCGCCCCGACGCGGTGATCCTCGATGTGATGATGCCGGGCATGGACGGCTTCGGCGTGCTGCGGCGGCTGCGGGCCGACGGTATCGACGCACCCGCGCTGTTCCTGACCGCCCGCGACAGCCTGCAGGACAAGATCGCCGGGCTCACCCTCGGCGGCGACGACTACGTCACCAAGCCGTTCAGCCTCGAAGAGGTCGTCGCCCGGTTGCGGGTCATCCTGCGCCGGGCGGGCAAGGGCGTGGAGGAGCCACGCAACTCGCGGCTGGTGTTCGCCGACATCGAACTCGACGAAGACACCCACGAGGTGTGGAAGGCCGGCGAGCCTGTCTCGCTGTCGCCGACCGAGTTCACCCTGCTGCGCTACTTCGTCATCAACGCCGGCACCGTGCTGAGTAAGCCGAAGATCCTCGACCACGTCTGGCGCTACGACTTCGGTGGCGACGTCAACGTCGTCGAGTCCTACGTGTCGTATCTGCGCCGCAAGATCGACACCGGCGACAAGCGGCTGCTGCACACGCTTCGCGGCGTGGGATATGTGCTGCGGGAGCCGCGATAATCCGGCGCAGCGCGCTACCGCGCGCCGACAATACAACGATGTCGTCCGCCTATCGCCGAGCACTTCCCCTGAGGGTCAGCCTGGTCGCGGCGATGCTGCTGTTGGTCGGCCTCGGATTGTTGGCCTCCGGCGTCGCGGTCACCTCCACGTTGCGCCACGACCTCATCGACCGCGCCGACCAGACGCTGATCGACGCCTCCCGCGGCTGGGCGCAGGCCCCGCGCCGCAACATGCCGCCCCCCGACGAAGGACCAAACCCGGCCCGCCCGCCGTCGAACTTCTACGTCCGCGGCGTCGACACCGACGGCAACGTGTGGATGGCCGTCAACGACCGTGACGCCGAACCCGCACTGCCCGACGACAACAACGTCGGGGCCGTCCCGGTGACCATCGGCTCGCTGGAAGGGTCGCCGGTGCAGTGGCGGGCGGTGTCGGTTCGCGGACCCAGCGGCGAGCTGACCACCGTCGCGATCGACCTGTCCGACGTCCAATCCACCGTGCGCTCGCTGGCCTGGTCGCAGGTCGCCATCGGTACGGCGGTGCTGGTGGTCCTCGGCGTGGTGGGCTATTGGGTGGTGCACCGCAGTCTGCGCCCGCTGGTGGAAGTCGAGCGCACCGCCGCCGCGATCGCCGCCGGAGAGCTGGATCGCCGTGTGCCCGAACGGGATCCGCGAACCGAAGTCGGACGGCTGTCGTTGGCGCTCAACGGCATGCTAGCTCAGATCCAGAGCGCGATGGCGTCCTCGGTGGCCTCCGCCGACCATGCCCGCATGTCCGAGGAGCGGATGCGACGGTTCATCACCGACGCCAGCCACGAACTACGCACACCGCTGACCACCATTCGCGGATTCGCCGAGCTGTATCGCCAGGGTGCGGCCAAGGACGTCGAGATGCTGATGTCGCGGATCGAAAGCGAATCCCGCCGGATGGGTCTGCTCGTCGACGACCTGCTGCTGCTGGCACGCCTGGACGCCCAGCGTCCCCTGGAGCGCCGCCGCGTCGATCTGCTGGCGCTGGCCAGCGACGCTGTGCACGACGCGCAGTCGATCGCACCGAAGCGCACCATCACGATGGAGGTCTTCGACGGCCCCGGCATACCCGAGGTGCTCGGCGACGAGGCCCGGCTGCGCCAGGTGCTGGGCAACCTGATGGCCAATGCCCTGCAGCACACTCCGGAGTCGGCGCGGATCACCGTGCGGGTCGGCACCGCCGACGACGACGCAGTGATCGAGGTCGCCGACGAGGGACCCGGCATGACACACGAGGACGCTCAGCGGGTGTTCGAGCGGTTCTACCGCACCGACTCGTCGCGGGCCCGGGCCAGTGGTGGCACCGGGCTGGGTCTGTCGATCGTCGACTCGCTGGTGTACGCCCATGGCGGGCGGGTCACCGTGAGCACCGCCCCCGGCCAGGGGTGTTGTTTCCGGGTGAGCCTGCCGCGCATCGCCGACGTGCCCGTCGCGATTGGCTGAGACGCCCGCGTCAGCCCAGTTCGGCAAGCGCCGCTTTGATCCTGGCCTGCGCATCATCCAACGATTCCGGCGACGGGTTGCGGTCGACGTGGGCGAACCCGAAGTCGGCCAGGTCGTGGGCGGGAAACACGTGCACGTGCAGGTGCGGAACCTCGAGGCCGGCGATGATCAGCCCGGCCCGCTGCGCCCCGAAGGCCGCGCACACAGCCTTGCCGATCTTCTGCGAAACCGCCATCACCGAGTTGAGGACGGCTGGCTCGAGGTCCTGCCACTGGTCGACCTCGGCGCGCGGCACCACCAGGGTGTGCCCGTGGGTCATCGGTTCGATCGTCAGGAAGGCGACGACGTCGTCGTCCTCGTAGACGAAACGTCCGGGCAGCTCGCGGTTGATGATCATGGTGAAGACTGACGCCATGCCGCCCAGCATAGGAGAGGGCTCCGAGGTGTCTGCCGGGGAGCGCACGGCTGGCTCACAGCAAGCTGTCAGACGCGGCCCAGTCTGGTGGCAGCTAGGGGCGACAGCATCGTCGATATGGCCGACACCCTGCCGGGCGAGTTGACGACTGCTCAAACCCGCTCCGCAGGCGGTGACGCTGTCCACTACGTGCTCGACATCGTCGTTCCCGTCTACAACGAGGAACACGATCTGCCGGCCTGCGTGCACCGGCTGCACGACTACCTGAGCGCACATGTGCCCTACCGGGCGCGAATTGTCATTGCGGACAACGCAAGCACCGACACCACCCTGGCGGTGGCAAACGGATTGGCCGCCGAGCTTGCCGATGTCGCCGTGCTGCACCTGGATGCCAAGGGCCGCGGTGGTGCGCTGGCGACAGCGTGGCTATCGTCGCCTGCCGATGTGGTGGCGTACATGGACGTCGACCTGTCGACGGATCTCTCGGCACTGATGCCGTTGGTGGCCCCGCTGGTCTCCGGCCACTCCGACATCGCGATCGGCTCGCGGCTGGCGGCCTCGGCTCGGGTGGTGCGCGGCACCAAACGCGAGTTCATCTCCCGCGGATACAACTTGCTGCTCCGTGGGGCATTGGGCGCCCGGTTCTCCGATGCCCAATGCGGTTTCAAGGCCATGCGCGCCGACGTCGCGCGCCAGCTGCTGCCGCTGGTGGTCGACACCGGCTGGTTCTTCGACACCGAACTGCTGGTGATCGCCGAGCGCGCCGGGCTGCGAATCCACGAGGTGCCCGTCGACTGGGTGGACGACGCGGACTCCCGGGTGGACATCGTGGGCACGGCTATCGCAGACCTTCGCGGCTGCTGGCGGGTCGGGCGTGCCCTGGCCACCGGTGCGCTGCCGTTGCGCGAACTGCAGCACGCGCTGGGCCGCGAACCTCTGGTGCCCGGGGTGCCCCGAGGCATGGTCGGCCAGCTCCTGCGGTTCGGGCTGATCGGCATCGCCAGCACCATCGCCTATGCGCTGCTGTATCTTTCGCTGCACGAAGAGCTCAAGGCCCAAGCCGCCAACCTCACGGCGCTGCTGTTGACAGCCCTGGTCAACACCGCCGCCAACCGGGCCTTCACCTTCGGTATCCGGGGCCGGGCCGGTGCCGCCCGGCACCACCTGCACGGGCTGCTGGTGTTCGGATTCGGGCTGGCGATCACCAGCGGATCGCTGTACCTGCTGCACCGCTTCGACCCGACCGTGGACAAAGTCGTCGAGCTGTCGGTGCTCGTGGTCGCCAACCTGATTGCGACCGTCGCGCGGTTCCTGGCGCTACGTCAGGTGTTCGGCCGACCCCGATGACCGTCACCGCCGAACCGGCGCTCCTGGCCGACACCGCCGAAGCCGCCGAGCCGGCTCGCGTTCCGTGGCAGCGGTGGGCGCTGGTGGTGTTGCTGGCGGGCACCGCGGTGCTCTACGGGTGGGGGCTGGACCGCTCCGGGTGGGCAAACGCGTTCTATTCGGCTGCAGCGCAAGCAGGTTCGGTGTCCTGGAAGGCCTTCCTGTTCGGGTCGTCGGACGCCGCGAACTCGATCACCGTCGACAAGCCGCCACTGTCGCTGTGGCTGCCCTCGCTGGCGGTCCGCGTGTTCGGGCTCAACTCGTGGAGCATCCTGTTGCCGCAGGCTCTGATGGGTGTCGCATCGGTGGCGCTGCTGTGGGATACGGTCCGGCGCCGCTTCGGCGAGACGGCAGCGCTGACCGCCGGTCTGGTGCTGGCGCTGACGCCGGTGGCCGTCTCGATCTTCCGCTACAACAACCCCGACGCCTTGCTCGTCGTGCTGATGCTCGCCGCCGTCTGGGCGATGCTGCGGGCGATCGAAGACGGCCGGCTGCGCTGGCTGCTGCTGTGCGGCGGATGCGTGGGTCTGGGCTACCTCACCAAACAACTCGAAGTCGCGTTGGTGTTGCCGGCGTTAGCCATCGGCTACCTGTGGGCCGGGCCGCGGTCCCTGGCGATCCGGGGGTCACACCTGCTTGCCGCGCTGGGGGCAGCCGTCATGGCGGCGGGGTGGTGGGTGCTGCTGGTGGAGCTGTGGCCGGTTGGTGACCGGCCGTGGATCGGCGGCACGCAGCACAACTCGATCCTCGAGCTGACGTTGGGCTACAACGGCTTCGGCCGTCTCAACGGCGACGAGCCCGGCAGTGTCGGGGCCCTCGGCGTGAGCTCGTCGATACACCCCGGCGGGCGCACCGCGGCCCATCCGTGGGGGCAACCGGGTGTGGGCCGGCTCTTCGAGCCCGCCCAGATCGGCGGTATCGGCTGGTTGCTGCCCACCGCGCTGGTTCTCGCCGTGGCGATGCTGATCTGGCGGGCCCGCGCGCCGCGGCACGACCTTGCCCGCGCCGAGGTCGTGGTTTGGACGCTGTGGCTGGTGACCACCGCGACGGTGTTCAGTTTCATGGCCGGAATCTTCCATCCCTACTACACCGTCGCGCTGGCCCCGTCGATCGCGGCGATCGTCGGCATCGGAACGTCGGTGTGCTGGCAGCACCGCCACAACATCTGGGCCAGAGTGACATTGGCGGTGGCTGTGGCACTGAGCGTGCTCACCGCAAACCTGACGCTCACCGGCTCTGTCACCTTCCAGCCGTGGCTGCGGTGGGTGGTCGTCGCCGGTGGGGTGGTGCTCGGCTGCTGGCTGGTAGCCGGTGCGCCCTGGAGCAGTCGGCGCCTGATGGGGTACGTGATGCCTGTGCTGGCCGCGATGGTCCTGCTCGGTGGGCCGGCCGCGTACAGCCTCACCACTGTGTCCCATGGTAATTCGGGAGCTCTGCCGATCGCGGGGCCGGCACCGCACTTCGCGACCGCTATGACCAAGGGGGTCGCGGTCGTCCCGCGCGCTCAGATCACCGCCGCCGAGGGGCCCGGCTTTCTGTTGCCCGCCGGGGTTCCGGGGCACGCCGCCCATCTGGTGGGTTGCTCGCTGCTGGACTCTGGTGAACCCGATCCTCAGCTCGTCGGACTACTCGACGCCCACGCCGACGCCTACACCTGGGTGGCGGCAACCATCGGATCCACCTGTGCCGCAGGCTATCAGCTGGCGACCGGACACCCGGTGATGCCGATCGGTGGATTCAACGGCACTGATCCGGCCCCGGCGCCGGATCAGTTCCTCCGCTTGGCGCTGTCCAAACGGATCCACTACTTCATCGTCACCAATGCGATCCATGAGGACAAGTGGGGTCATCTCGACACCAATGCCTTGATCCAGCAATGGGTTCAGCGTAACTTCACCCCGATGCGGGTGGGGCGGGTGGAGGTCTACGACCTGACCCGATAGGTCAGGTGAGCATCGCGGCGATCTCGTCGAGCGACCATGGCGGCGAGTCGTGATGGTCGCGGTAGCCCAGCAGGCTCGGTGCGGGGCGGTCGAAGCGGCCGACGAAACCGCCTGCGGCGATGAAGATCTGGCCGGTCACCGCGGCGGCCAGATGGCTGCACAGATAGGCGTAGGTCGGTGCCACATACTCCGGCGGTGCGGCGTCCAGCGCCCCCTGTGCACTGACCTCGTCGAGCATGCCGCGTCTGCGGAGGGTGGCGATCTGCTCCTCGTACTCGGTTCCGGTGGACAGCCGGGTCTTGGCCCCCGGGCACACCACGTTGGCGCGCACCCCGTGCTCGGCCAACTCCGCGGCGAGCGCCATGGTCAGCGCGTTCACCGCGCCCTTGCCCGCCGGGTAGCCGGTGCCGCCGTAGTCGCCGAGGAAAGCGAACGAACTGGTGTTGACGATGGATCCGCGACCACGTGCCGCCATCTTCGGGGCGGCGGCCCGGCATGTGGCGAACACGGTGCCCAGGTGGACGTCGATGAGGTCGCGGAACTGCTCGGGTGTCACGTCGAGGATCGACGAACCAGGCGGTTCCGCCGTCCCCGCGCAGTTGACCAGAGCATCGATTGCACCGAACTCGTTCTCGCACAACGCGATCAGCTGCTCTGCAACGCAGCCGTCGGCAGCCGATCCGGCATGGGCGACGGCCCGGCCGCCGGCTTCGGTGATGGCTACCACCGTGGCGGCGACGGCGTCGGCGTCGCGGCCGTTGACCACGACACCGGCGCCGTACTCGGCGAGCTTGGCCGAGACGGCGGCGCCGATCCCGCGTGACCCACCGGCGACGACGACGCCGAGGCCGGCTAGCGGCCCGTCACTCACCGTCAGTGGGGGCCTGGGTGAATGAGGCGGTCCCAGCTTCCCCTGACCTCCGCCGGCGCTGGCGCGCCAACTCCGGTCAGCCTCACTGAACCGCCTGACCGAACTGCATTCCGTCCATGTTCCAGTAGCCGCGCATATTGACGATCAGACCTTCGTCGTTGACGCGGTAGGTGAACACCCCGCGTACGGTGCTGGTCAGCCCGCCTTCGAACTGGCTGCGCAGCACCAGGATGTGCGCCACCTCCAGCGGTGAACTCGACGGGAAGGTTTCCTCGCAGGTGACCCGCAGGTTGTTGATCGCGATATTGGTGTCGTAGAACGCCGCGACGGCCTCCTTGCCGCGAACGCCCAGGCCGTCGGGGTTGGTGATGGCCTGGCCGATCGGGTCCTCGATCACGACGTCGTCGGCCATCAGGCCCAGCCAGCCCTCGCGGTCGTGCGACATGACCGCACGCCACGAGGCCTGAGATGCCGCCAGGGCCGGGGGGATGTCAGTTGTCTTCTGCGACATGACGACTCAGATCAGCGATCTTCGTCGGTGTAGCGGATGACGCCGCGGATGTTGCGGCCCTCCAACATGTCCTGGTAGCCCTCGTTGATCTGCTCGAGGCGGTACTGGCGAGTGACCATGTCATCGAGGTTGATCCGGCCCGCCTTGTACATCGACAGGATCTGCGGGATGTCGTAGTGCGGGTTGCCGCCCCCGAAGATTGTGCCCTGCAGGTTCTTCTGCATCAGGGTCAGCATCGCCAGGTTCAGAGTGACGTTGGTGTCGAGCATGCTGCCGATGGCCGTCATCACGCAGGTGCCGGACTTGGCGGTGATGTTCATGTAGTTGTCGACGTCGGCACCGTGCACCTCGCCGACGGTGACGATCACCTTCTTGGCCATGAAGCCCTGGGTGACCTCGGCGATCCCGCCCATGGCCGACTCGATGTCGGGGTAGACGTGGGTGGCGCCGAACTTCAGCGCCTGATCGCGCTTCCATTCCACCGGGTCGATGACGAAGATGTGGCGGGCACCGCTGATGACCGCGCCCTGCAGCGCCGACATGCCGACGCCGCCGACGCCGACGACCGCGACGTCTTCGCCCGGCTTGATCTGCGCGGTGTGGGTGGCCGAGCCGTAGCCCGTGGTGACACCGCAGCCCACCAGGCAGGCCACCTCGAAGGGGATCGACGGATCGATCTTCACCACCGAGGATTCGTGCACCACCATGTAGGGCGAGAAAGTGCCCAGCAGCGTCATCGGGAAGACCGGCAAGCCGTCGGCGGTGTGGATGCGGTGGGTGCCGTCGGAGATGGCCGTGCCGGCCAGCAGACCCGCACCCAGATCGCAGAGGTTGCGCAGCCCGGCCTGACACGACGGGCATTTACCGCAGGACGGGATGAAGGACAGCACCACGTGGTCGCCCACGGCGACGTCCTCGACACCCTCGCCGACCTCGACGACGACGCCGGCGCCCTCATGGCCGCCCAGCACCGGGAAGCCGAACATCGGGATGCCGCCGGTCACCAGGTGGTGGTCGGAGTGGCACATGCCCGAGGCTTCCATCTGGATCTTGACCTCGCCTTTAGCCGGGTCCCCGATCTCGATTTCCTCGATCGCCCATGGCTGGTTGAACTCACGGATGAGTGCACCTTTTGTCTTCACTGCGAACCTCCACTCGCAAACCCATCCCCGGTGAGTTCCGAGGATGCCGGCGTGGCCGGATGGTCAATCAAGGACAAGTTAGAACGTGTTCCTGTTCTGCGGTCCATTATGACCTGTGTCACGCCCGCGGTGTACCGCGGGGCGGGATACTTGACAGGTGTCGAGAAAATTACCAGATCGGGACGGGAGCTTCGCCGATCGGGTAGTAGCCCGGTAGCTTCTCGCCGGCCAGGCTGCGCTCGATTCGCTCAGACATTCCCTTGGACAGCTTGCCGTCCTGCATCAGCTTCAAATACAGCTTCTGCACGTGGCCGAAGTCGAAGAAGTCGCGCTGCCATTCGATCTTGGCAACCCCGTCCTGGTCGACGAGCCGGAACCAGCTTCCGCCGATGCCGTAGATCTCCGAGGAGTTGCCGTCGGCATCGGTGGCGACCTGCTTCCAGAAGCCGACGACCTCGCCGATCTTGTCGTCGATGATCACCTTCTGGTACGGGTAGCTCCAGCCGTCCAGGCCGAACATCTCCAGACCCAGTGCGATGTCGCGGATCTCGTCGATGCCGACGCACATCACGTCTTCCTTCGGGCCGATATTCCAGCCGTAGGTGGCGTCGGCGGTGTAGAAGTCCGCCAGCCCGGTCCAGTCGCCCTTCTCCTCGGCGACCCGGTTGGCCTCCAGCCAGCGCTCGACGAAATCTTCCAGCACCTCACGGGGCAACGACGGCATTGTCAGTCCTTTTCTCGAATGGATAGTGCTCGGGTGGGACACATTTCGACGGCAAGCTCGATC encodes:
- a CDS encoding nuclear transport factor 2 family protein — its product is MSETFTRDEIKGFWAQWLEANREAERAGDWGGMADLYLEDATYGWMFTPDEHFMAIGRDEIRKWALGTEMSGLDGWHYDYMATVMDEENAMIVGFWRQMSGVPDENGQEYEIRGIGGSWFGVARDKTDGKIRIEWQRDWFDLGSTAHTFIQVAKSGKAPKQFLDRIGIPMMDMPGRYNYADLPSTLWPPPVAAGRYITQKPLDK
- a CDS encoding HIT family protein: MASVFTMIINRELPGRFVYEDDDVVAFLTIEPMTHGHTLVVPRAEVDQWQDLEPAVLNSVMAVSQKIGKAVCAAFGAQRAGLIIAGLEVPHLHVHVFPAHDLADFGFAHVDRNPSPESLDDAQARIKAALAELG
- a CDS encoding SDR family NAD(P)-dependent oxidoreductase, which translates into the protein MTGASRGIGAAIARRLAAEGATVAVAARSLDEPAQGDVGGTLRQTVAQIEAAGGRAAAVHVDLTSPESRAAMHERVVAELGPVDVLVNNAATALFAPFTTISEKRLRLIMTINFFAPVDLCQRVIPAMQQRGGGAILNITSLSGDIPATPPPDPIYHLQGTAYGPSKAALNRLSEGLASEYYADSIVVNALAPLKAVLTEGVKATIAQDAVAADGVLEPVEAMAEAALALCTSHRDGLNGGVYKSLPLLEQLGRAVRTLDGTELLEV
- a CDS encoding SDR family NAD(P)-dependent oxidoreductase; amino-acid sequence: MSDGPLAGLGVVVAGGSRGIGAAVSAKLAEYGAGVVVNGRDADAVAATVVAITEAGGRAVAHAGSAADGCVAEQLIALCENEFGAIDALVNCAGTAEPPGSSILDVTPEQFRDLIDVHLGTVFATCRAAAPKMAARGRGSIVNTSSFAFLGDYGGTGYPAGKGAVNALTMALAAELAEHGVRANVVCPGAKTRLSTGTEYEEQIATLRRRGMLDEVSAQGALDAAPPEYVAPTYAYLCSHLAAAVTGQIFIAAGGFVGRFDRPAPSLLGYRDHHDSPPWSLDEIAAMLT
- a CDS encoding glycosyltransferase family 39 protein, with the translated sequence MTVTAEPALLADTAEAAEPARVPWQRWALVVLLAGTAVLYGWGLDRSGWANAFYSAAAQAGSVSWKAFLFGSSDAANSITVDKPPLSLWLPSLAVRVFGLNSWSILLPQALMGVASVALLWDTVRRRFGETAALTAGLVLALTPVAVSIFRYNNPDALLVVLMLAAVWAMLRAIEDGRLRWLLLCGGCVGLGYLTKQLEVALVLPALAIGYLWAGPRSLAIRGSHLLAALGAAVMAAGWWVLLVELWPVGDRPWIGGTQHNSILELTLGYNGFGRLNGDEPGSVGALGVSSSIHPGGRTAAHPWGQPGVGRLFEPAQIGGIGWLLPTALVLAVAMLIWRARAPRHDLARAEVVVWTLWLVTTATVFSFMAGIFHPYYTVALAPSIAAIVGIGTSVCWQHRHNIWARVTLAVAVALSVLTANLTLTGSVTFQPWLRWVVVAGGVVLGCWLVAGAPWSSRRLMGYVMPVLAAMVLLGGPAAYSLTTVSHGNSGALPIAGPAPHFATAMTKGVAVVPRAQITAAEGPGFLLPAGVPGHAAHLVGCSLLDSGEPDPQLVGLLDAHADAYTWVAATIGSTCAAGYQLATGHPVMPIGGFNGTDPAPAPDQFLRLALSKRIHYFIVTNAIHEDKWGHLDTNALIQQWVQRNFTPMRVGRVEVYDLTR
- a CDS encoding response regulator transcription factor; this encodes MAAPSVPETKPEARVLVVDDETNIVELLSVSLKFQGFEVHTASNGPAALDRAREVRPDAVILDVMMPGMDGFGVLRRLRADGIDAPALFLTARDSLQDKIAGLTLGGDDYVTKPFSLEEVVARLRVILRRAGKGVEEPRNSRLVFADIELDEDTHEVWKAGEPVSLSPTEFTLLRYFVINAGTVLSKPKILDHVWRYDFGGDVNVVESYVSYLRRKIDTGDKRLLHTLRGVGYVLREPR
- a CDS encoding cell wall metabolism sensor histidine kinase WalK, whose translation is MSSAYRRALPLRVSLVAAMLLLVGLGLLASGVAVTSTLRHDLIDRADQTLIDASRGWAQAPRRNMPPPDEGPNPARPPSNFYVRGVDTDGNVWMAVNDRDAEPALPDDNNVGAVPVTIGSLEGSPVQWRAVSVRGPSGELTTVAIDLSDVQSTVRSLAWSQVAIGTAVLVVLGVVGYWVVHRSLRPLVEVERTAAAIAAGELDRRVPERDPRTEVGRLSLALNGMLAQIQSAMASSVASADHARMSEERMRRFITDASHELRTPLTTIRGFAELYRQGAAKDVEMLMSRIESESRRMGLLVDDLLLLARLDAQRPLERRRVDLLALASDAVHDAQSIAPKRTITMEVFDGPGIPEVLGDEARLRQVLGNLMANALQHTPESARITVRVGTADDDAVIEVADEGPGMTHEDAQRVFERFYRTDSSRARASGGTGLGLSIVDSLVYAHGGRVTVSTAPGQGCCFRVSLPRIADVPVAIG
- a CDS encoding nuclear transport factor 2 family protein, whose amino-acid sequence is MSQKTTDIPPALAASQASWRAVMSHDREGWLGLMADDVVIEDPIGQAITNPDGLGVRGKEAVAAFYDTNIAINNLRVTCEETFPSSSPLEVAHILVLRSQFEGGLTSTVRGVFTYRVNDEGLIVNMRGYWNMDGMQFGQAVQ
- a CDS encoding glycosyltransferase; this translates as MADTLPGELTTAQTRSAGGDAVHYVLDIVVPVYNEEHDLPACVHRLHDYLSAHVPYRARIVIADNASTDTTLAVANGLAAELADVAVLHLDAKGRGGALATAWLSSPADVVAYMDVDLSTDLSALMPLVAPLVSGHSDIAIGSRLAASARVVRGTKREFISRGYNLLLRGALGARFSDAQCGFKAMRADVARQLLPLVVDTGWFFDTELLVIAERAGLRIHEVPVDWVDDADSRVDIVGTAIADLRGCWRVGRALATGALPLRELQHALGREPLVPGVPRGMVGQLLRFGLIGIASTIAYALLYLSLHEELKAQAANLTALLLTALVNTAANRAFTFGIRGRAGAARHHLHGLLVFGFGLAITSGSLYLLHRFDPTVDKVVELSVLVVANLIATVARFLALRQVFGRPR